A window of Chitinophaga sp. MM2321 contains these coding sequences:
- a CDS encoding ATP-binding protein, with the protein MNTSIITNIITAGASNLEHAQRKKIQTANSLSLISALVAIGVGSFFLIIFNQQTIFLGSVIETVAFLYAIYLNKIRRYEAALVAILFTYCLATLFFGIYLGPVINVPLMSVFMAGIVLLLFDRKIIRIICLTAIGLTLTAVYVNKFIALIKPVEFSPLGMIILETVVAATIPTLCIIMLTFYLKARKHTEIRLVHQNKILGDTNESKSAFIKELSHEIRNPLNVVYGISNLLTSEPANVNDPDYMLIEREALTAIHTGGRQVLDIINNSLDWARIEAGAPESIHDAPLNMSEWIRELMVVYKYMASKKSVHLELELATGVPKLILTDRVKLTKVLGNLVSNAIKFTREKTTIEVKIKSDDTLIYIEVKDEGPGLSSEKMNEVFEPFYRSRSDWEGTGLGLPIAKKMIGILSGDLKVDSEEDKGTTFTISFPYKLAGDAGELSYSVRKFGRFTDSRVLVIEDDKIQQVMYKFLLNKVGCEYEFAASVAEGVKMARQFQPHLILCDMRLPDGNGKDFLQQIRSMENMKDIPVVAVSGGAFDDELQAAAEAGFNSYLTKPVEFSVFYKQLECFLTLHIDI; encoded by the coding sequence ATGAATACCTCTATTATAACCAATATTATCACCGCAGGTGCCAGTAACCTGGAGCATGCACAACGAAAGAAGATCCAAACAGCTAATTCCCTTAGCCTTATATCAGCCCTGGTTGCCATCGGAGTAGGCTCTTTTTTCCTGATCATTTTTAATCAGCAAACCATTTTCCTGGGATCTGTTATTGAAACAGTGGCCTTCCTGTATGCTATTTACCTGAATAAGATCAGGCGGTATGAAGCGGCGCTGGTAGCGATCCTTTTTACTTATTGCCTGGCCACCTTGTTTTTCGGGATCTACCTGGGCCCTGTTATCAACGTACCGCTCATGAGCGTGTTTATGGCGGGAATCGTTCTATTGTTATTTGACAGGAAGATTATAAGGATTATCTGTCTTACAGCCATCGGATTAACATTGACCGCCGTATATGTAAACAAGTTTATAGCATTGATTAAACCCGTGGAATTCAGCCCACTCGGTATGATTATCCTTGAAACAGTGGTGGCTGCTACCATTCCGACTTTATGTATCATCATGCTGACCTTTTACCTGAAAGCCCGGAAACATACTGAAATCAGGCTGGTACATCAGAATAAGATCCTGGGAGATACCAACGAGTCAAAAAGCGCCTTTATTAAAGAGTTGAGCCACGAAATCCGTAACCCCCTGAATGTGGTGTATGGTATTTCCAATTTGCTGACCAGTGAGCCCGCCAATGTGAATGATCCCGATTATATGCTCATTGAGAGAGAAGCATTAACGGCTATCCATACAGGCGGCCGGCAGGTGCTGGACATTATTAATAACTCGCTGGACTGGGCCAGGATAGAAGCCGGCGCACCCGAAAGTATTCATGATGCACCGCTGAACATGTCCGAATGGATCCGGGAATTAATGGTGGTTTATAAATACATGGCTTCCAAGAAATCAGTACACCTGGAGCTGGAACTCGCCACCGGCGTACCTAAATTAATATTGACAGACCGCGTAAAACTGACCAAAGTACTAGGAAACCTGGTATCCAATGCGATCAAATTTACCAGGGAGAAAACAACGATTGAAGTAAAGATAAAAAGTGATGACACCCTTATATATATTGAAGTAAAAGATGAGGGTCCCGGTTTATCATCGGAGAAAATGAACGAAGTTTTCGAGCCTTTTTACCGGAGCAGAAGCGACTGGGAAGGAACCGGGCTGGGACTACCCATTGCCAAAAAAATGATCGGTATCCTTTCCGGCGATTTGAAGGTGGACAGCGAAGAGGACAAGGGGACTACCTTTACCATCTCCTTTCCTTATAAACTGGCCGGTGACGCCGGTGAATTATCCTATTCCGTGCGTAAGTTCGGTCGCTTTACAGATAGCCGCGTTTTAGTGATTGAAGATGATAAGATCCAGCAGGTGATGTATAAATTCCTGCTGAATAAAGTAGGCTGTGAATACGAGTTTGCTGCCAGTGTAGCAGAAGGCGTAAAAATGGCCCGGCAGTTCCAACCACACCTCATATTATGTGATATGAGATTGCCTGATGGCAATGGTAAAGATTTTCTGCAACAGATCAGGAGCATGGAAAACATGAAAGACATACCCGTGGTAGCCGTTTCCGGGGGAGCATTTGATGATGAGCTGCAAGCCGCAGCTGAAGCCGGATTTAATAGTTATCTCACAAAACCGGTTGAGTTTTCTGTCTTCTACAAACAATTGGAATGTTTTTTAACACTGCATATAGATATCTGA
- a CDS encoding TIM barrel protein — protein MQIEKYKIAAHNDGLTTAHKRRFEFISQEIKNVDEIVNKLAVFQVAIPSWALGTGGTRFGRFPGGGEPRSLEEKLEDIGLLHALNRSGGAVSLHIPWDIPTNTAHIRNMAAQLGLKFDAMNSNTFQDQPGQEHSYKFGSLSHTDKHTRQQAIDHNIEVIRYGAELGSEALTVWLSDGSCFPGQLNFRRAFENTLRSFETIYQALPDQWKLLIEYKAFEPNFYSTTVGDWGQSLLYASKLGEKAYTLVDLGHHLPNANIEQIVALLLMEGKLGGFHFNDSKYGDDDLTVGSIRPYQLFLIFNELIDGMDTRGMQHATDLGWMIDASHNVKDPLEDLLQSVEAIKIAYAQALLVDRAQLTAAQNNHDTALAQELLQQAYRTDVRPLVAEARLRAGGALDPLAIFRSEKVRDSLVKERGKTAVATGL, from the coding sequence ATGCAGATAGAAAAATATAAGATAGCCGCGCATAACGACGGACTAACTACCGCGCATAAACGTAGATTTGAGTTTATCAGCCAGGAAATAAAGAACGTAGATGAAATAGTGAATAAACTGGCTGTATTTCAGGTCGCTATACCCAGCTGGGCGCTGGGTACCGGTGGTACACGCTTTGGCCGCTTCCCGGGTGGAGGCGAGCCAAGATCCCTGGAGGAAAAACTGGAAGACATCGGATTGCTGCACGCACTCAACAGATCGGGCGGCGCCGTTTCCCTGCATATTCCGTGGGATATTCCCACCAATACCGCACATATCCGCAATATGGCGGCACAGCTGGGACTGAAATTCGATGCCATGAATTCCAACACCTTCCAGGACCAACCCGGACAGGAACACAGTTATAAATTCGGCTCGCTCTCTCATACGGATAAGCATACACGTCAACAAGCTATCGATCATAATATTGAGGTGATCCGCTATGGTGCGGAGCTGGGCTCGGAAGCACTAACGGTGTGGCTGAGCGATGGCTCCTGCTTTCCGGGACAGCTTAACTTCCGCCGCGCTTTTGAAAACACGCTGCGTAGCTTCGAAACGATCTACCAGGCCCTCCCTGATCAATGGAAGCTGCTGATAGAATACAAAGCCTTTGAGCCTAACTTCTATTCCACTACCGTGGGCGATTGGGGACAGTCGCTGCTCTACGCCTCCAAACTGGGAGAGAAAGCCTATACACTGGTGGATCTCGGTCATCATCTCCCGAATGCCAACATAGAACAGATTGTTGCATTACTGTTGATGGAAGGAAAACTCGGTGGATTCCATTTCAACGACTCCAAATATGGTGATGACGACCTCACTGTAGGCAGTATCCGCCCATACCAGTTGTTCCTTATCTTCAATGAACTGATTGACGGAATGGACACTCGTGGCATGCAACACGCCACAGACCTGGGCTGGATGATAGATGCCAGCCATAATGTAAAAGATCCGCTGGAAGACCTGCTGCAATCTGTAGAAGCGATCAAGATAGCCTATGCGCAGGCTTTGCTGGTAGATCGTGCACAACTTACTGCTGCACAGAACAACCACGATACTGCCCTGGCGCAGGAGCTTTTACAACAGGCTTACCGTACTGATGTACGGCCGCTGGTAGCGGAAGCCCGTCTCCGTGCAGGCGGCGCCCTGGACCCGCTGGCCATATTCCGGAGCGAAAAAG
- a CDS encoding bifunctional aldolase/short-chain dehydrogenase: MSQEVNQFKHVSYLWDNAQAAALAGDEVALLIYRSNLLGADLRLTNYGGGNTSYKGSVHDPLTGKDTDVMWVKGSGGDLGTLKRNGLAALYVDRLHNLENIYRGIEHEDEMVGLFNHCMYDPASRPPSIDTPLHVFLPFQHIDHLHPDALIAIAAAKDGKRITQELFNGTIGWVDWQRPGFDLGLQLRKCLNENPGIRGIVLGSHGLFTWGDTAYECYINTLEVIERAAEYINTAVAKNPAVFGGAKISSLAPEKRLQQAASLAPILRGFASSHQNMIGHFTDDADVLEFINSNDLSRLAPMGTSCPDHFLRTKISPLILQLTPDEDLGDVNAIKQKISPLFDEYREMYTAYYNKCKHDNSPAMRDPNPVVILYSGVGMFTFAKDKQTARVAAEFYINAIHVMRGSEAISEYISLPRQEAFDIEYWLLEEAKLQRMPKPKALSGRIALVTGSAGGIGKAIAKKFADEGAVVLISDNDSERLATAITAVEKKYGKDVFTAALLDVTVPATIQQAYDQVALAFGGVDLIVNCAGLSISKPLEAHTEKDWDLLYDVLVKGQFLVTQAGVNMMRKQHLGGDVINIVSKNALMSGPDNAAYGSAKAAQLHLSRLNAAELGKDRIRVNVINPDAVISDSKIWEGAWAEGRAKAYGIAVADLPAFYAKRTLLNEIILPEDIANACFAFAGGLLGKSTGNVLNVDGGIAAAFVR, from the coding sequence ATGTCGCAGGAAGTAAATCAGTTTAAACACGTCAGTTATTTATGGGACAACGCACAGGCTGCGGCGCTGGCTGGTGATGAAGTGGCCCTGCTTATATATCGCTCCAACTTACTGGGAGCTGATCTCCGACTCACCAACTACGGTGGTGGCAACACCTCCTATAAGGGATCGGTGCATGATCCGCTAACCGGAAAGGATACGGACGTTATGTGGGTAAAAGGCTCCGGGGGCGACCTCGGCACACTTAAACGCAATGGCCTGGCCGCTTTGTATGTGGACCGGCTCCATAACCTCGAAAACATTTATCGCGGAATTGAGCATGAAGATGAGATGGTAGGGTTATTCAATCATTGCATGTATGATCCTGCTTCCCGGCCTCCATCCATTGATACTCCGTTGCATGTGTTTTTACCCTTTCAACATATTGATCACTTACATCCCGATGCGTTGATAGCAATTGCTGCCGCAAAAGATGGTAAGCGTATTACACAGGAGCTATTCAACGGTACCATCGGGTGGGTTGACTGGCAACGCCCTGGTTTTGACCTGGGACTGCAACTACGTAAATGCCTGAACGAAAATCCCGGCATCCGTGGCATCGTTCTCGGTTCGCATGGCTTGTTTACCTGGGGCGACACTGCTTATGAATGCTATATAAATACCCTGGAAGTAATTGAGCGCGCGGCTGAATATATCAATACAGCTGTAGCTAAGAACCCCGCTGTTTTTGGTGGTGCTAAAATCTCTTCCCTGGCTCCTGAGAAGCGTTTACAGCAAGCGGCTTCCCTGGCGCCCATCCTGCGCGGATTTGCCTCTTCGCACCAGAATATGATCGGTCATTTTACAGATGATGCGGATGTACTGGAATTCATTAACTCCAACGATCTTTCAAGACTGGCCCCTATGGGTACCAGCTGCCCGGATCACTTCCTGCGCACAAAAATATCTCCCCTTATCCTGCAACTTACACCGGATGAAGACCTGGGTGATGTGAACGCCATTAAACAAAAGATTTCCCCTTTGTTTGATGAATACAGGGAGATGTATACCGCATATTATAATAAGTGTAAGCATGACAATAGTCCCGCTATGCGCGACCCTAACCCGGTAGTGATTCTTTATTCCGGCGTTGGTATGTTTACTTTTGCAAAAGATAAACAAACAGCCAGGGTAGCAGCGGAGTTTTATATCAACGCTATTCATGTAATGCGTGGATCTGAAGCAATTTCTGAGTATATTTCGTTACCAAGACAGGAAGCATTCGATATAGAATACTGGTTGCTGGAAGAAGCCAAACTACAGCGTATGCCTAAACCCAAAGCCCTGAGCGGACGTATAGCCCTGGTAACAGGCAGCGCCGGCGGTATTGGAAAGGCTATCGCAAAGAAGTTTGCAGACGAAGGCGCCGTAGTGCTTATCAGCGATAACGATAGCGAGCGGCTGGCAACTGCCATCACCGCGGTGGAGAAAAAATATGGTAAGGATGTATTTACCGCCGCATTGCTCGATGTAACCGTTCCTGCTACCATTCAGCAGGCATACGATCAGGTGGCACTGGCTTTTGGTGGGGTGGATCTTATCGTGAACTGTGCGGGATTGTCTATTTCCAAACCACTGGAAGCACACACAGAAAAGGATTGGGACCTGCTGTATGATGTACTGGTAAAAGGCCAGTTCCTGGTTACACAGGCAGGTGTAAATATGATGCGGAAGCAGCATCTTGGTGGCGATGTCATCAATATTGTGAGCAAAAACGCACTCATGAGTGGACCTGATAATGCGGCCTATGGCTCTGCTAAAGCTGCACAGCTGCACCTTAGCCGGTTAAATGCTGCTGAACTGGGGAAAGATCGTATACGCGTCAACGTGATAAACCCTGATGCGGTGATCTCCGATAGTAAAATATGGGAAGGCGCCTGGGCAGAAGGCCGTGCCAAAGCATATGGTATCGCTGTAGCAGACTTGCCGGCTTTTTATGCCAAACGCACGCTGCTCAATGAAATCATCCTGCCGGAAGATATTGCCAACGCCTGTTTCGCTTTTGCCGGCGGCTTACTGGGCAAGTCCACAGGTAATGTATTAAATGTAGATGGCGGTATTGCCGCAGCTTTTGTCAGATAA
- a CDS encoding terpene synthase family protein — protein MQTITVPGLYCPFSPRINKYVIDTHLRTSQWVRKFNLYDEAKFVKFLSDNYTWMVARFFPTANRERMQLANDSHVLLFAMDDALDNQMNKSSVIENAASLHGFTEKCMHVLQNKERFTLADGGPLLAGLTDVWDRTKALSSAQWQQHFENGIRILFDAAAWEYRNTSTDRIPGIEEFMRMRPFAGAAHISTDMIEIVEQIYLPEEILQHPKIDRLTKLARGLVCWANDLYSCSKELEHGDTHNLVKVISHEKRISLQRAVAKAVEIHDQEMNEFATLSANLPVFSISMNKVVEKYAFVLSAILRGNIDWSTMETARYRFVYGPISATRKQYGSVK, from the coding sequence ATGCAAACCATTACCGTACCGGGCCTTTATTGCCCCTTTTCTCCGCGTATTAACAAGTATGTTATCGACACGCATCTCCGTACCAGTCAATGGGTAAGGAAGTTTAATCTTTACGACGAGGCTAAGTTTGTAAAGTTTCTGAGCGATAACTATACCTGGATGGTAGCCAGGTTCTTCCCCACCGCCAACCGGGAACGGATGCAACTGGCCAACGACAGCCATGTACTTTTATTTGCCATGGACGACGCCCTGGATAACCAGATGAATAAAAGCTCCGTTATTGAAAACGCTGCCAGTCTGCATGGATTTACAGAAAAATGTATGCATGTATTACAGAACAAGGAACGCTTTACCCTGGCTGATGGTGGCCCTTTGCTGGCTGGTTTGACCGATGTCTGGGATCGTACCAAGGCACTGAGCAGTGCGCAATGGCAGCAACATTTTGAGAACGGTATCCGTATTTTATTTGATGCCGCTGCATGGGAATACCGCAATACCAGTACGGACCGTATTCCGGGTATTGAAGAATTTATGAGGATGCGGCCTTTTGCCGGCGCTGCGCATATTTCTACCGATATGATAGAAATAGTGGAACAGATTTATCTGCCGGAAGAAATTCTGCAACATCCGAAAATTGACCGGCTTACGAAACTGGCCAGGGGATTGGTTTGCTGGGCCAACGATCTCTATTCCTGCTCCAAAGAACTGGAACATGGGGATACACATAACCTGGTCAAAGTTATTTCGCATGAAAAAAGGATCAGCCTTCAAAGGGCAGTAGCCAAAGCAGTAGAAATTCATGATCAGGAAATGAATGAATTTGCGACACTTTCTGCCAATTTACCTGTATTCTCTATTTCAATGAATAAAGTAGTGGAAAAATATGCCTTTGTTTTAAGTGCAATTCTCCGTGGCAATATCGATTGGAGTACAATGGAAACAGCCCGCTATCGCTTCGTGTACGGCCCCATATCTGCTACCCGCAAGCAATATGGTTCTGTTAAATAG
- the rhaT gene encoding L-rhamnose/proton symporter RhaT, producing MEVISGIIFHFIGGFASGSFYMPFKKVKGWHWESYWLIGGLFSWLVVPPLAAWLTLPGFSEIISQASWSVIATIYIFGLLWGIGGLTYGLGIRYLGMSLGNSVMLGCCSVFGALVPAIYYNIVPTAGKTSLSEMLSSTWGLVVLLGLLVCLTGIFICGWAGIMKEKELTEEEKKKAVAEFSVVKGLIVGVISGILSACFVYGIEAGKDMAEVAVANGLNPLYQNNVTYVVLLWGGLTTNFVWCIILNIRNRSYHDYTNKSTPLLRNYLFAAMAGTTWFLQFFFYGMGESKLGNGASSWILHMAFIILIANMWGLALREWKGVSKKATATIVGGILTILLSVLIVGYGNSLK from the coding sequence ATGGAGGTTATCTCAGGTATTATATTCCACTTCATTGGCGGGTTCGCCTCGGGCAGTTTTTATATGCCCTTCAAAAAAGTAAAAGGCTGGCATTGGGAGAGTTATTGGCTGATTGGTGGGTTGTTTTCCTGGCTGGTTGTTCCTCCGCTGGCAGCATGGCTTACCCTGCCGGGTTTTTCGGAAATTATCTCACAGGCTTCCTGGTCTGTTATAGCTACTATCTATATATTCGGATTGCTTTGGGGTATTGGAGGGCTCACCTATGGGCTGGGTATCAGGTACCTGGGGATGTCATTGGGTAACTCCGTGATGCTGGGCTGCTGCTCCGTATTCGGGGCGCTGGTGCCGGCTATCTATTATAATATAGTACCTACTGCGGGTAAAACATCCCTCTCGGAAATGCTCAGCAGCACCTGGGGACTGGTAGTCCTCCTGGGATTGCTGGTATGTCTCACAGGTATTTTTATCTGTGGCTGGGCGGGCATCATGAAAGAAAAGGAACTGACGGAAGAAGAAAAGAAGAAAGCAGTAGCAGAGTTTAGTGTCGTGAAAGGGCTGATTGTGGGCGTGATCTCCGGGATCCTCAGTGCTTGTTTTGTATACGGCATCGAAGCCGGTAAAGACATGGCTGAGGTGGCCGTGGCAAACGGGCTGAACCCATTGTATCAGAATAATGTTACTTATGTGGTATTGCTTTGGGGTGGGTTGACGACTAACTTCGTCTGGTGTATTATCTTAAATATACGTAACCGGTCGTACCACGACTATACGAATAAAAGCACCCCATTACTACGCAACTATCTGTTTGCCGCAATGGCGGGTACCACCTGGTTTTTACAGTTCTTTTTTTACGGTATGGGCGAAAGTAAACTGGGCAATGGCGCCAGTTCATGGATCCTTCATATGGCCTTTATTATACTCATTGCCAACATGTGGGGCCTCGCCCTGCGCGAATGGAAGGGTGTGAGCAAAAAGGCCACCGCCACTATTGTAGGTGGGATCCTTACCATTCTTTTGTCTGTATTGATTGTAGGATATGGAAATTCTCTTAAATAA
- a CDS encoding Gfo/Idh/MocA family oxidoreductase — MKNNRRDFLKLAGLAGVGITGSALLPGCATTKAAVPTDIIRRQAGKTYHQQFNMSGYAAPKIDTVRIGYIGLGNRGSAAVERITYIQGIEIKGLCDIRPEMIAKTKKRIEGSGYNPNEYTGSADAWKQLCERDDIDLIYIATPWHLHTPIALYAMEHGKHVATEIPAATTVEDCWKLVETSERTKKHCVMLENCCYDFFEMLTLNMARQGFFGEIVHCEGAYIHHLLESLFSKDARYDLWRLKENTKRNGNLYPTHGLGPICQVMDINRGDSMEYLVSMESNDFMMHDKAVELAATDSSYKPYVQAHFRGNMNTTSIRTRKGRTIMLQHDVTSPRPYSRIHLVSGTKATAQKYPLEPRIAINHEGWVSPEEFKKLEERYTPDIVKKIGEMAKKVGGHGGMDFLMDWRLIDCLRNGLPMDMDVYDAAAWSVIGPLSEWSVANRSGSIDIPDFTNGAWQHNKPVDISLQQGGTTGVRNKK, encoded by the coding sequence ATGAAGAATAACCGGAGAGATTTTTTAAAACTGGCAGGACTGGCCGGGGTAGGTATTACCGGATCAGCCTTATTGCCGGGGTGCGCTACTACCAAAGCAGCGGTACCAACGGATATCATCCGCCGGCAAGCTGGTAAAACCTACCACCAGCAATTTAATATGTCGGGTTATGCAGCGCCAAAAATTGATACCGTGCGGATTGGTTATATAGGACTGGGCAACCGGGGTTCTGCAGCAGTAGAGCGGATCACCTATATCCAGGGCATAGAAATAAAGGGACTGTGCGATATCAGGCCGGAGATGATTGCCAAAACAAAGAAAAGAATTGAAGGCTCCGGTTATAACCCCAACGAATACACGGGAAGTGCAGATGCCTGGAAGCAACTCTGTGAACGGGATGATATTGACCTGATATACATTGCTACTCCCTGGCATCTGCATACGCCTATTGCCTTGTACGCAATGGAACATGGAAAGCATGTGGCCACGGAAATTCCTGCTGCTACTACCGTGGAAGATTGCTGGAAGCTGGTAGAAACATCAGAGCGGACAAAAAAGCATTGTGTGATGCTGGAGAATTGTTGTTACGATTTCTTTGAAATGCTGACCCTCAATATGGCGCGACAGGGTTTCTTTGGTGAAATCGTGCATTGCGAAGGCGCCTACATCCATCATCTGCTCGAAAGCCTTTTCTCCAAAGATGCCCGGTATGATCTGTGGCGGCTGAAAGAGAATACCAAACGTAATGGTAATCTCTATCCCACACATGGTCTGGGGCCTATATGCCAGGTAATGGACATCAACCGGGGCGATAGCATGGAATACCTGGTATCCATGGAAAGCAACGATTTTATGATGCATGATAAGGCTGTAGAACTGGCTGCAACGGATAGTTCCTACAAGCCTTATGTGCAGGCGCATTTCCGCGGTAATATGAATACGACCTCCATCCGCACCCGGAAAGGCCGTACCATTATGCTGCAACATGATGTTACCTCGCCACGCCCTTATTCACGTATTCACCTGGTAAGCGGTACCAAGGCTACTGCACAGAAATATCCACTGGAACCCAGGATTGCTATCAATCATGAAGGATGGGTATCTCCCGAAGAATTTAAAAAACTGGAAGAAAGATACACACCGGATATTGTTAAAAAGATAGGAGAAATGGCAAAGAAAGTAGGCGGTCACGGTGGTATGGACTTCCTGATGGACTGGCGTTTGATTGACTGTTTACGCAATGGACTGCCGATGGATATGGACGTGTACGACGCTGCTGCATGGAGTGTTATCGGTCCTTTGAGCGAATGGTCTGTAGCCAACCGCTCCGGTTCCATCGACATACCCGATTTTACAAATGGTGCCTGGCAACATAATAAACCGGTGGACATCTCCCTGCAACAGGGCGGTACTACCGGTGTACGCAACAAAAAATAA
- a CDS encoding glucosamine-6-phosphate deaminase, whose translation MKVIRSKDPQELGTAAGKAAAALIRAAINEKGSANVILATGTSQFETIRQLITESIDWSKVNMFHLDEYIALPITHPASFRKYLKERFLEKVPSLKAVYLISGETDPQAECERLSALIKAHPIDVALVGVGENGHLAFNDPPADFDTTTPYIIVNLDTACRQQQMNEGWFPSLTDVPLQAISMSVQQIMQSKHIICSVPGERKAQAVKDSLEQPVSNLFPASILQQHKDCIFYLDEAAASKLT comes from the coding sequence ATGAAAGTTATCCGATCAAAAGATCCGCAGGAACTGGGGACAGCAGCAGGAAAAGCTGCGGCTGCACTGATACGTGCCGCCATCAATGAAAAAGGAAGTGCTAATGTTATCCTGGCTACCGGCACCAGCCAGTTCGAAACTATCCGCCAGCTGATAACGGAAAGTATCGACTGGTCAAAAGTAAATATGTTTCACCTCGATGAATATATCGCACTGCCCATCACACATCCGGCCAGTTTCCGCAAATACCTGAAGGAACGTTTCCTGGAAAAAGTACCTTCCCTGAAAGCGGTCTACCTGATCAGCGGTGAAACCGATCCGCAGGCGGAATGTGAGCGGCTGTCGGCCCTCATAAAAGCGCATCCGATTGATGTGGCGCTGGTAGGCGTGGGAGAGAACGGACACCTGGCATTTAATGATCCTCCGGCTGATTTTGACACCACTACACCTTATATTATTGTAAACCTGGATACTGCCTGCCGGCAGCAGCAAATGAATGAAGGCTGGTTCCCTTCCCTCACCGATGTGCCATTACAGGCCATCAGTATGTCTGTACAGCAGATTATGCAGTCCAAACATATCATCTGTTCTGTTCCCGGTGAGCGTAAGGCACAGGCGGTAAAAGACAGCCTGGAACAACCGGTGAGCAACCTGTTTCCGGCCAGCATTTTACAGCAACACAAGGATTGTATTTTTTACCTGGACGAAGCAGCTGCATCGAAACTCACCTGA
- a CDS encoding VOC family protein: MAVVNPYLNFNGQCEAAFNFYKSVFGGEFMMISRFKEVPPEYTLPASEAESIMHVALPIGKGSVLMGSDIPESYGKGTPGTLYNIAINTDSEQEATDLFNGLSAGGKITMPLAKAFWGAYFGMFVDKFDVQWMVSYDENNH; this comes from the coding sequence ATGGCAGTAGTTAATCCTTATCTGAATTTTAATGGTCAATGCGAAGCCGCATTTAATTTTTACAAATCAGTATTTGGTGGAGAGTTTATGATGATTTCAAGGTTTAAAGAAGTGCCGCCAGAATATACACTTCCGGCAAGTGAAGCAGAGAGTATCATGCATGTTGCCTTACCAATTGGAAAAGGAAGTGTTTTAATGGGTAGCGATATACCGGAATCATACGGAAAGGGAACACCGGGTACGCTTTATAACATCGCTATTAATACAGATAGTGAACAGGAAGCGACTGATCTGTTTAATGGTCTTTCCGCAGGAGGAAAAATAACGATGCCGCTTGCCAAAGCTTTCTGGGGCGCCTACTTCGGAATGTTTGTTGATAAGTTTGATGTGCAGTGGATGGTTAGTTACGATGAGAATAACCACTAA